A single genomic interval of Cupriavidus sp. MP-37 harbors:
- a CDS encoding UDP-2,3-diacylglucosamine diphosphatase produces the protein MVQAIRSARGYLSKASQLAPWRRSADSGPAAPVTAFMAPALDGAALAPPREAQETYPPEPHPIQRYRAIWLSDIHLGTPGCQADYLLDFLKHNESDQLYLVGDIIDGWQLRRGWYWPQSHNDVVQKLLRKARKGTEVIYVPGNHDEAARQFDGMAFGDITVREEAVHVTATGRRLWVVHGDLFDGVVQHARWLAYLGDSLYTMILALNRHFNSLRARLGFPYWSLSQYLKHQVKNAVNYIGAFESAMVDEARRRGCDGVVCGHIHKAEIREVNGQLYCNDGDWVESLSALVETLEGELKIVYWTTLLDAPAPALRRRRRAAVAG, from the coding sequence ATGGTGCAAGCAATCCGATCTGCCCGCGGGTATCTGTCGAAAGCCTCGCAACTGGCGCCGTGGCGCCGCAGCGCTGACAGCGGCCCCGCCGCGCCGGTGACCGCCTTCATGGCGCCGGCGCTCGATGGCGCCGCGCTGGCGCCGCCGCGCGAGGCGCAGGAAACCTATCCGCCCGAGCCGCATCCGATCCAGCGCTACCGCGCGATCTGGCTGTCGGACATCCACCTCGGAACGCCCGGCTGCCAGGCCGATTACCTGCTCGATTTCCTCAAGCACAACGAATCCGACCAGCTCTACCTGGTCGGCGACATCATCGACGGCTGGCAGCTGCGCCGCGGCTGGTACTGGCCGCAGAGCCACAACGACGTGGTGCAGAAGCTGCTGCGCAAGGCGCGCAAGGGCACCGAGGTGATCTATGTGCCCGGCAACCACGACGAAGCCGCGCGCCAGTTCGACGGCATGGCCTTCGGCGACATCACCGTGCGCGAGGAGGCGGTCCACGTCACCGCCACCGGGCGGCGCCTGTGGGTGGTGCATGGCGACCTGTTCGACGGCGTGGTGCAGCACGCGCGCTGGCTGGCCTACCTCGGCGATTCGCTGTACACGATGATCCTGGCGCTGAACCGGCACTTCAACAGCCTGCGTGCGCGCCTGGGTTTTCCGTACTGGTCGCTGTCGCAGTACCTGAAGCACCAGGTCAAGAACGCTGTCAACTACATCGGCGCGTTCGAGAGCGCGATGGTGGACGAGGCGCGCCGCCGCGGCTGCGACGGCGTGGTCTGCGGCCATATCCACAAGGCCGAGATCCGCGAGGTCAACGGCCAGCTCTACTGCAACGACGGCGACTGGGTCGAAAGCCTGTCGGCGCTGGTGGAAACGCTGGAAGGCGAACTGAAGATCGTCTACTGGACCACGCTGCTCGACGCCCCCGCGCCCGCCCTGCGCCGCCGGCGCCGCGCCGCCGTGGCCGGCTGA
- a CDS encoding glycosyltransferase family 1 protein yields MKILIVTDAWEPQVNGVVRTLKSTRRELEAMGHTVEMITPLEFRTVPCPTYPEIRLSLLPGARVRRRIEAFGPDALHIATEGPLGLAARSHALRRKLPFTTAYHTRFPEYVQARFGIPLTWTYRFLSWFHGPAQAVMAPTPVVLDDLRRHGITNAVLWTRGVDLDVFTPQRANVLNTAHPIFLYVGRVAVEKNVEAFLALDLPGSKWVVGDGPALAALRARYPGANYLGVLSQPELARVYASADVFVFPSRTDTFGLVLLEALASGLPVAAYPVTGPIDVLGDSPAGVMHEDLREACLEALRIDRATARAHAERFSWRAASEQFLAHLRPFAAARPGRGGTAASASTMATAATPKPSAPQTHAETASGTAVRPANAEAAAGNAER; encoded by the coding sequence ATGAAGATCCTGATCGTCACCGATGCCTGGGAACCGCAGGTCAATGGCGTGGTGCGCACGCTCAAGTCCACGCGCCGCGAACTCGAGGCGATGGGCCACACGGTCGAGATGATCACGCCGCTGGAATTCCGCACGGTGCCCTGCCCGACCTACCCCGAGATCCGCCTGTCGCTGCTGCCGGGCGCGCGCGTGCGGCGGCGCATCGAGGCCTTCGGCCCCGACGCCCTGCACATCGCCACCGAAGGCCCGCTCGGGCTGGCCGCGCGCAGCCATGCGCTGCGCCGCAAGCTGCCCTTCACCACGGCCTACCACACCCGCTTCCCGGAATATGTGCAGGCCCGCTTCGGCATTCCGCTGACCTGGACTTACCGCTTCCTGAGCTGGTTCCATGGCCCCGCCCAGGCGGTGATGGCGCCGACGCCGGTGGTGCTCGACGACCTGCGGCGCCACGGCATCACCAATGCCGTGCTGTGGACGCGCGGCGTCGACCTGGACGTGTTCACGCCGCAGCGCGCCAATGTGCTCAACACCGCCCACCCGATCTTCCTGTACGTGGGCCGGGTGGCGGTGGAGAAGAACGTCGAGGCGTTCCTGGCGCTGGACCTGCCCGGCTCCAAATGGGTGGTCGGCGACGGCCCGGCGCTGGCGGCGCTGCGCGCGCGCTACCCCGGCGCCAACTACCTGGGCGTGCTGAGCCAGCCCGAGCTGGCGCGGGTGTATGCTTCCGCTGACGTGTTCGTGTTCCCGAGCCGCACCGATACCTTCGGGCTGGTGCTGCTGGAAGCGCTGGCCAGCGGCTTGCCGGTGGCCGCGTATCCGGTCACGGGCCCGATCGACGTGCTCGGCGACAGCCCCGCCGGCGTGATGCACGAAGACCTGCGCGAAGCCTGCCTGGAAGCGCTGCGCATCGATCGCGCCACGGCCCGGGCCCATGCCGAGCGCTTCTCGTGGCGCGCCGCGTCCGAGCAGTTCCTGGCCCACCTGCGGCCGTTCGCCGCTGCCAGGCCAGGGCGGGGCGGCACAGCGGCCTCGGCGTCCACAATGGCCACAGCGGCCACACCCAAGCCTTCCGCCCCGCAAACCCATGCCGAAACCGCATCCGGAACTGCCGTCCGACCCGCCAATGCAGAGGCCGCCGCCGGCAATGCAGAGCGCTGA
- a CDS encoding diacylglycerol kinase, which produces MPKPHPELPSDPPMQRPPPAMQSADYSIDQNPHKGNRGLARAWHAAINSLSGLRYAVLEESAFRQELTLVAILTPCAFVLPVTAVERILLLGTLLVVLIVELLNSSVEAAIDRISLERHSLSKRAKDFGSAAVMLALVLCGGTWATIAGPHVVRWVQALAG; this is translated from the coding sequence ATGCCGAAACCGCATCCGGAACTGCCGTCCGACCCGCCAATGCAGAGGCCGCCGCCGGCAATGCAGAGCGCTGACTACTCCATCGATCAGAATCCGCACAAGGGCAACCGGGGCCTGGCGCGCGCCTGGCATGCGGCGATCAATTCGCTGTCGGGGCTGCGCTACGCGGTGCTGGAGGAAAGCGCGTTCCGCCAGGAGCTAACGCTGGTGGCGATCCTGACGCCGTGCGCCTTCGTGCTGCCGGTGACGGCGGTCGAGCGCATCCTGCTGCTGGGCACGCTGCTGGTGGTGCTGATCGTGGAACTGCTCAACTCCAGCGTCGAGGCCGCGATCGACCGCATCTCGCTGGAGCGGCACAGCCTGTCCAAGCGCGCCAAGGACTTCGGCAGCGCGGCGGTGATGCTGGCGCTGGTGCTGTGCGGCGGCACCTGGGCCACCATTGCCGGGCCCCATGTGGTGCGGTGGGTGCAGGCGCTGGCCGGCTGA
- a CDS encoding TetR/AcrR family transcriptional regulator has product MEPKPQTGPRRTRDRILDVSLRLFNEVGEPNVTTTTIAEAMEISPGNLYYHFRNKDDIINSIFVRFEQEMERRLKMPDDHKATLDESWGYLQYMSEFLWNYRFLYRDINDLLARNRMLETNFKRIVEQKQRFAHEICRQFIEDGEMEATPEQVEAICTNMVVIATYWLSFQFVQHPRQYNDPEQIRGYLHGSSYHIFSILAPYLRGRAREAFDQLARDYAAAKAAAGAAKEAK; this is encoded by the coding sequence ATGGAACCGAAACCGCAAACCGGCCCCCGCCGCACCAGGGACCGCATCCTCGACGTCTCGCTGCGCCTGTTCAACGAAGTCGGCGAGCCCAACGTCACCACCACCACGATCGCGGAAGCGATGGAGATCAGCCCCGGCAATCTCTACTACCACTTCCGCAACAAGGACGACATCATCAACTCGATCTTCGTGCGCTTCGAGCAGGAGATGGAGCGCCGCCTGAAGATGCCGGACGACCACAAGGCCACGCTCGACGAAAGCTGGGGCTACCTGCAGTACATGTCCGAGTTCCTGTGGAACTACCGCTTCCTGTACCGCGACATCAACGACCTGCTGGCGCGCAACCGGATGCTGGAGACCAACTTCAAGCGCATCGTCGAGCAGAAGCAGCGCTTTGCGCACGAGATCTGCCGCCAGTTCATCGAAGACGGCGAGATGGAAGCCACGCCCGAGCAGGTCGAGGCCATCTGCACCAACATGGTGGTGATCGCCACCTACTGGCTGTCGTTCCAGTTCGTGCAGCATCCGCGCCAGTACAACGATCCCGAGCAGATCCGCGGCTACCTGCACGGCTCGAGCTACCACATCTTCTCGATCCTGGCCCCGTATCTGCGCGGCCGCGCGCGGGAGGCATTCGACCAGCTGGCGCGCGACTACGCGGCCGCCAAGGCCGCCGCCGGCGCGGCAAAGGAAGCGAAGTGA
- a CDS encoding TIGR00730 family Rossman fold protein yields the protein MKSVCVYCGSSPGNRPEYAEGARLLGRTLAESGLSLVYGGGKVGLMGIVADAVLEHGGSAIGIIPEALMQKEVGHRGLTELHVVRNMHERKQMMADRADAFVAMPGGVGTFEELFETFTWLQLGYHAKPVGLLNLAGFYDGMLGFLSHAVREGFLKQVHAELLHVGDTPAGLLAQLAAAPRVRVDKWQQAREQT from the coding sequence GTGAAATCCGTCTGCGTGTATTGCGGGTCCAGTCCCGGCAACCGTCCCGAATACGCCGAGGGCGCGCGCCTGCTCGGCCGCACCCTGGCCGAAAGCGGCCTGTCGCTGGTGTACGGCGGCGGCAAGGTGGGCCTGATGGGCATCGTCGCCGACGCCGTGCTGGAGCACGGCGGCAGCGCCATCGGCATCATCCCGGAAGCGCTGATGCAGAAGGAAGTCGGCCACCGCGGCCTGACCGAGCTGCACGTGGTGCGCAACATGCACGAACGCAAGCAGATGATGGCCGACCGCGCCGACGCCTTTGTCGCCATGCCCGGCGGCGTGGGTACCTTCGAGGAGCTGTTCGAGACCTTCACCTGGCTGCAGCTGGGCTACCACGCCAAGCCGGTAGGCCTGCTGAACCTGGCCGGGTTCTACGACGGCATGCTGGGCTTCCTGTCGCACGCGGTGCGCGAAGGCTTCCTGAAGCAGGTGCACGCCGAGCTGCTGCACGTGGGCGACACGCCCGCCGGCCTGCTGGCGCAACTGGCGGCCGCGCCGCGCGTGCGGGTCGACAAGTGGCAGCAGGCGCGCGAGCAGACCTGA
- a CDS encoding DUF924 family protein, with amino-acid sequence MTLQLPEDARRVLDFWFDQPGSAAWNTARPQWFTKSDAFDAQLRASFLPDWQAAHDGAPDHWSATPEGACARVVLLDQFPRNMFRNDARSFGTDAQALALARRIVAAGMDRALPTDYHRMFCYMPFEHSESLEDQHEAVRLMTQLREASGGAVDVVEWAEKHRVIIARFGRFPHRNAVLGRQSTAGELAFLQQPGSSF; translated from the coding sequence ATGACCCTCCAACTGCCTGAAGACGCCCGGCGTGTGCTGGATTTCTGGTTCGACCAGCCCGGCTCGGCCGCCTGGAATACCGCGCGGCCGCAATGGTTCACCAAGTCGGACGCGTTCGACGCGCAATTGCGCGCCAGCTTCCTGCCCGACTGGCAGGCCGCGCATGACGGCGCGCCGGACCACTGGTCGGCCACGCCCGAGGGCGCCTGCGCGCGCGTGGTGCTGCTGGACCAGTTCCCGCGCAACATGTTCCGCAACGATGCGCGCAGCTTCGGCACCGATGCGCAGGCGCTGGCGCTGGCCCGGCGCATCGTCGCCGCCGGCATGGACCGCGCGCTGCCGACCGACTACCACCGCATGTTCTGCTACATGCCGTTCGAGCATTCGGAGTCGCTGGAAGACCAGCATGAGGCGGTGCGCCTGATGACGCAGCTGCGCGAGGCCAGCGGCGGGGCGGTGGATGTCGTCGAATGGGCCGAGAAGCACCGCGTGATCATCGCGCGCTTCGGCCGCTTCCCGCACCGCAATGCGGTACTGGGCCGGCAGAGTACGGCCGGGGAACTGGCGTTCCTGCAGCAGCCGGGCTCTTCCTTCTGA
- a CDS encoding group II truncated hemoglobin: MSTESDDKPGNAEATAFELVGGEARVRELVDRFYDLMDLEPQFAGLRALHPPSLEGSRDKLFWFLCGWLGGPNHFIERFGHPRLRARHMPFEIGVSERDQWMRCMALAMQDIGLPEDLQLRLMQAFFQTADWMRNVAR, from the coding sequence ATGAGTACTGAATCCGATGACAAGCCCGGCAATGCCGAGGCCACTGCCTTTGAACTGGTGGGCGGCGAGGCGCGCGTGCGCGAACTGGTCGACCGCTTCTACGACCTGATGGACCTGGAGCCGCAGTTCGCCGGGCTGCGCGCGCTGCACCCGCCGTCGCTCGAGGGCTCGCGCGACAAGCTGTTCTGGTTCCTGTGCGGCTGGCTGGGCGGCCCCAACCACTTTATCGAGCGCTTCGGCCATCCGCGCCTGCGCGCGCGGCATATGCCGTTCGAGATCGGCGTCAGCGAGCGCGACCAGTGGATGCGCTGCATGGCGCTGGCGATGCAGGACATCGGCCTGCCCGAGGACCTGCAGCTGCGGCTGATGCAGGCCTTCTTCCAGACCGCCGACTGGATGCGCAACGTGGCGCGCTGA
- a CDS encoding ABC transporter permease has product MPSESALDVPATAAQPAGPHPATGRFSAWRQALRMARRDWLAGELYLLLFALVLAVAALTSVGFMADRMRLGLERDARQMIASDVLLVADQPFDAAFTQRARAAGLAVAQTVTFPSMATAEGKGQAGAEPPSQLAALKAVTDGYPLRGRLRVTGTPGAPDAPADGIPAPGTVWVDEALLGALGVAVGDSLRLGSRSFRIDRIITQELDRGTGFMNFAPRVLMPLSDLDSTGLIGWGSRVTYRLLVAGPDAAGAAFQKWAQDEIERRRLRNTRVESLESGQPQMRATLDRAERFLSLVAVLSSMIAAVAIAMSARRYMQRHTDACAVYKCLGLSRGQILRAFGLEFLLVGAAGALAGVLLGYLAHYGLLLSLGGLLKVSLPQPSLLPALVGVLAGLVLLTGFALPPLLALTRVAPLRVLRRDIGLPPVSAWVAYALGLGAFVALLLVAARDLRLGLTTAGGFVAAGVVFGVLALGLLTLLSRLLRGRLRGRAAMGWRFALAVLERRRAVTVLQTVALAVGLMALLLLGMTRNDLVDSWRNATPADAPNRFIINIQPDQREPLRQMLAGAGITDLLYPMVRGRLTHIGARAIRGDSFEDGRARNLVEREFNLSYTDALPEGNRVIAGRWSNGSDGAEAGASVEEGIAKTLGIRLGDTLRFDVAGQPVQARVTSLRKLDWGSMRVNFFVILPPRAMQGMPETYITSFHLPAASAALGNRLIAAFPNITVVNTDMILRQIQDILDQVIAAVEFLFVFTLAAGVTVLYAALSGARDERMRDAGLLKALGASAALVRQTQYAEFLVVGGLAGLLASLGAIAVGWGLSQFVFDFPYRFNAWIVPVGVVSGMLCAFAGGWLGLREVLRQPALATLRDA; this is encoded by the coding sequence ATGCCCTCCGAGTCCGCCCTCGACGTCCCTGCGACCGCCGCCCAACCCGCCGGACCGCACCCTGCCACCGGCAGATTTTCCGCCTGGCGCCAGGCGCTGCGCATGGCCCGGCGCGACTGGCTGGCGGGCGAGCTCTACCTGCTGCTGTTTGCGCTGGTGCTGGCCGTGGCCGCGCTGACCAGCGTCGGCTTCATGGCCGACCGCATGCGGCTGGGCCTGGAGCGCGACGCGCGCCAGATGATTGCATCCGATGTGCTGCTGGTGGCGGACCAGCCGTTCGATGCCGCGTTCACGCAGCGCGCCCGCGCCGCCGGGCTGGCGGTGGCGCAGACCGTGACGTTCCCGAGCATGGCCACCGCCGAGGGCAAGGGGCAGGCCGGCGCCGAGCCGCCCAGCCAGCTGGCCGCGCTCAAGGCGGTGACCGACGGCTATCCGCTGCGCGGCCGGCTCAGGGTGACCGGCACGCCGGGGGCGCCGGACGCGCCTGCGGACGGCATTCCCGCGCCGGGCACGGTATGGGTCGACGAGGCGCTGCTGGGTGCGCTCGGCGTGGCGGTGGGCGACAGCCTGCGGCTGGGCAGCCGCAGCTTCCGCATCGACCGCATCATCACGCAGGAGCTCGATCGCGGCACCGGCTTCATGAACTTCGCGCCGCGCGTGCTGATGCCGTTGTCGGACCTGGACAGCACCGGCCTGATCGGCTGGGGCAGCCGCGTCACTTACCGGCTGCTGGTGGCCGGCCCCGATGCCGCCGGCGCGGCCTTCCAGAAATGGGCGCAGGACGAGATCGAACGCCGCCGGCTGCGCAATACGCGGGTCGAGTCGCTCGAATCCGGGCAGCCGCAGATGCGCGCCACGCTGGACCGCGCCGAGCGCTTCCTGTCGCTGGTGGCGGTGCTGTCGTCGATGATCGCGGCGGTGGCGATCGCGATGTCGGCGCGCCGCTACATGCAGCGCCACACCGATGCCTGCGCGGTCTACAAGTGCCTGGGGCTGTCGCGCGGGCAGATCCTGCGGGCGTTCGGCCTGGAATTCCTGCTGGTCGGCGCGGCCGGCGCGCTGGCCGGGGTGCTGCTCGGTTACCTGGCCCACTACGGCCTGCTGCTGTCGCTGGGCGGGCTGCTCAAGGTGTCGCTGCCGCAGCCGTCGCTGCTGCCGGCGCTGGTGGGCGTGCTGGCGGGCCTGGTGCTGCTGACCGGGTTTGCGCTGCCACCGCTGCTGGCGCTGACACGGGTCGCGCCGCTGCGGGTACTGCGGCGCGATATCGGGCTGCCGCCGGTGTCGGCCTGGGTGGCCTACGCGCTGGGCCTGGGCGCCTTTGTCGCGCTGCTGCTGGTGGCGGCGCGCGACCTGCGGCTGGGGCTGACCACTGCCGGCGGCTTTGTCGCCGCGGGGGTGGTGTTCGGCGTGCTGGCGCTGGGCCTGCTGACATTGCTGTCGCGGCTGCTGCGCGGACGCCTGCGCGGGCGCGCGGCGATGGGGTGGCGCTTCGCGCTGGCGGTGCTGGAGCGCCGCCGCGCGGTCACGGTGCTGCAGACCGTGGCGCTGGCGGTGGGGCTGATGGCGCTGCTGCTGCTCGGCATGACCCGCAACGACCTGGTCGATTCCTGGCGCAACGCCACGCCGGCGGACGCGCCCAACCGCTTCATCATCAATATCCAGCCAGACCAGCGCGAGCCGCTGCGCCAGATGCTGGCCGGCGCCGGCATCACCGACCTGCTTTACCCGATGGTGCGCGGGCGCCTGACCCATATCGGCGCGCGCGCCATCCGCGGCGACAGCTTCGAGGACGGGCGCGCGCGCAACCTGGTCGAGCGCGAGTTCAACCTGTCCTATACCGATGCGCTGCCGGAGGGCAACCGCGTCATCGCCGGGCGCTGGTCGAACGGTTCCGACGGCGCCGAGGCGGGCGCGTCGGTGGAAGAGGGCATCGCCAAGACCCTGGGCATCCGTCTCGGCGACACGCTGCGCTTCGATGTCGCCGGCCAGCCCGTGCAGGCACGCGTGACTTCGCTGCGCAAGCTCGACTGGGGCTCGATGCGCGTCAATTTCTTCGTGATCCTGCCGCCGCGGGCGATGCAGGGCATGCCCGAGACCTACATCACCTCGTTCCACTTGCCGGCCGCCAGCGCCGCGCTGGGCAACCGGCTGATCGCCGCCTTTCCCAACATCACCGTGGTCAACACCGACATGATCCTGCGCCAGATCCAGGACATCCTCGACCAGGTGATCGCGGCGGTGGAGTTTCTGTTCGTGTTCACGCTGGCCGCCGGGGTGACGGTGCTGTACGCGGCCTTGTCCGGCGCGCGCGACGAGCGCATGCGCGACGCGGGCCTGCTCAAGGCGCTGGGCGCTTCGGCGGCGCTGGTGCGGCAGACGCAGTATGCCGAATTCCTGGTGGTGGGCGGGCTCGCCGGCCTGCTGGCCAGCCTGGGCGCGATCGCGGTGGGCTGGGGGCTGTCGCAGTTCGTGTTCGATTTCCCGTACCGCTTCAATGCCTGGATCGTGCCGGTCGGCGTGGTTTCTGGCATGCTGTGCGCTTTTGCCGGCGGCTGGCTGGGCCTGCGCGAAGTGCTGCGCCAGCCCGCGCTGGCGACCTTGCGCGATGCCTGA
- a CDS encoding DUF4126 domain-containing protein, with translation MLETAALAAGMSWASGFRLYLAVLAAGVLARLGWLELPPGLQPLESWWVIGVAALLAVAEFVADKVPAFDSVWDGIHTFIRIPAGAILAAAAFGQLDPQWVVAAGLIGGTLAGTAHAVKAGTRALINVSPEPFSNWTASFTEDLTATGSLLLAFFVPVLFLVLLAVFLLGSVWLLPKLWRGVRRLHASLRGGTRHDVPR, from the coding sequence ATGCTGGAAACCGCCGCGCTGGCCGCGGGCATGTCCTGGGCCAGCGGATTTCGCCTCTATCTGGCCGTGCTCGCCGCCGGGGTGCTGGCGCGGCTGGGCTGGCTGGAACTGCCGCCCGGGCTGCAGCCGCTGGAATCCTGGTGGGTGATCGGCGTGGCCGCGCTGCTGGCGGTGGCCGAGTTCGTGGCGGACAAGGTGCCGGCCTTCGATTCAGTCTGGGACGGCATCCACACCTTCATCCGCATTCCGGCCGGGGCGATCCTGGCGGCTGCCGCGTTCGGCCAGCTGGATCCCCAGTGGGTGGTGGCCGCGGGCCTGATCGGCGGCACGCTGGCCGGCACCGCGCATGCGGTCAAGGCGGGTACGCGTGCGCTGATCAACGTGTCGCCGGAACCGTTTTCCAACTGGACGGCCTCATTCACCGAGGACCTGACCGCCACCGGCAGCCTGCTGCTGGCGTTCTTCGTGCCGGTACTGTTCCTGGTGCTGCTGGCGGTGTTCCTGCTGGGCTCGGTGTGGCTGCTGCCGAAGTTGTGGCGCGGGGTGCGCCGCCTGCATGCCAGCCTGCGCGGCGGGACCCGGCATGACGTACCACGCTAG
- a CDS encoding substrate-binding domain-containing protein: MTFRFDLFPVVAPDDNPRANAKVFQLLKAVRETGSLHRAAREIGLSYRHAWGVMRSWEEMLGRSMLDMERGRGASLTRFGERLLRAELRLRESIEPAVQRAMAEFIADLDDAQQPQSCVHFTGSHDPAVEVLAAALGAARSPLQLDTVFCGSVEGLICLQERQSELAGFYVSPVQTAGSVAHVTLRKWLRPGAVRLLRLAWREQGLILAPELAREVHDLRGLARSQARFVNRQRSSGTRMLFDQLLAAEGLYPDQIAGYDETEFSNEKVAEAVHGGRAQAGFGLRMNAEAHGLAFVPLTREAYYLALRKNDQTAGWMAGLLALLADPAFARRIEALPGYTMAEPAGILTPQEALPWFGVDGKEDS; the protein is encoded by the coding sequence ATGACCTTCCGCTTCGACCTGTTTCCGGTGGTGGCCCCCGACGACAATCCGCGCGCCAATGCCAAGGTGTTCCAGCTGCTCAAGGCCGTGCGCGAAACCGGATCGCTGCACCGCGCCGCGCGCGAGATCGGGCTGTCGTACCGCCACGCCTGGGGCGTGATGCGCTCGTGGGAAGAGATGCTCGGGCGCAGCATGCTGGATATGGAGCGCGGGCGCGGCGCCTCGCTGACACGCTTCGGCGAGCGCCTGCTGCGCGCCGAGCTGCGCCTGCGCGAGTCGATCGAACCGGCGGTGCAGCGGGCCATGGCCGAGTTCATCGCGGACCTGGACGATGCCCAGCAGCCGCAGTCGTGCGTGCATTTCACCGGCAGCCATGATCCGGCGGTGGAGGTGCTGGCCGCCGCGCTGGGCGCGGCCAGGAGCCCGCTGCAGCTGGACACGGTGTTCTGCGGCAGCGTCGAGGGGCTGATCTGCCTGCAGGAGCGCCAGTCGGAGCTGGCCGGGTTCTATGTCTCGCCGGTGCAGACCGCGGGCTCGGTCGCGCATGTGACCTTGCGCAAGTGGCTGCGGCCGGGCGCGGTGCGGCTGCTGCGGCTGGCGTGGCGCGAGCAGGGGCTGATCCTGGCGCCGGAGCTGGCGCGCGAGGTGCACGACCTGCGCGGCCTGGCGCGCAGCCAGGCGCGCTTCGTCAACCGGCAGCGCAGTTCGGGCACGCGCATGCTGTTCGACCAGCTGCTGGCCGCCGAGGGCTTGTATCCGGACCAGATCGCAGGCTACGACGAAACCGAGTTCAGCAACGAAAAAGTGGCGGAAGCCGTGCATGGCGGCCGGGCCCAGGCCGGGTTCGGGCTGCGCATGAACGCCGAGGCCCATGGGCTGGCGTTCGTGCCGCTCACGCGCGAGGCCTACTACCTGGCGCTGCGCAAGAACGACCAGACCGCCGGGTGGATGGCCGGGCTGCTGGCTTTGCTGGCCGATCCCGCATTTGCCCGGCGCATCGAGGCGCTGCCCGGCTACACCATGGCCGAGCCGGCCGGCATCCTGACGCCGCAAGAGGCGTTGCCCTGGTTCGGAGTGGACGGCAAGGAAGACAGCTGA
- a CDS encoding substrate-binding domain-containing protein, with protein MSRRAQALRRLAGSLLSIALLPAAHAGAIRLATTTSTENSGLLKHLLPRFEKSSGVTVKVIAVGSGKAMKMGEMGDVDVLLVHARKLEDAFVAAGYGVNRRDVMYNDFIVVGPASDPAGIKGGKDVLAGLRKLAASGSKFISRGDNSGTDVMERDYWKQLGIQPKGQPWYINAGLGMGEVLTMAAQMPAYTLSDRATYGAYRAKTGLAIAIEGDPKMFNPYGIIAVNPARHPGINYKDAMKLVEWITSREGQDAIAGFKVGGEQLFFPTSHSK; from the coding sequence ATGTCCCGCCGCGCCCAGGCCTTGCGCCGCCTCGCCGGATCGCTACTCAGCATCGCCCTGCTGCCGGCGGCGCATGCCGGCGCGATCAGGCTGGCCACCACCACCAGCACCGAGAACTCGGGCCTGCTCAAGCACCTGCTGCCGCGTTTCGAAAAAAGCTCGGGCGTCACCGTGAAGGTGATCGCGGTGGGCTCGGGCAAGGCCATGAAGATGGGCGAGATGGGCGACGTCGACGTGCTGCTGGTGCACGCGCGCAAGCTCGAAGACGCCTTCGTCGCCGCCGGCTACGGCGTGAACCGGCGCGACGTGATGTACAACGATTTCATCGTGGTCGGGCCCGCCAGCGACCCGGCTGGCATTAAAGGCGGCAAGGATGTGCTGGCGGGCTTGCGCAAGCTGGCTGCCAGCGGCAGCAAGTTCATCTCGCGCGGCGACAATTCCGGCACCGACGTGATGGAGCGGGATTACTGGAAGCAACTCGGCATCCAGCCCAAGGGCCAGCCGTGGTACATCAACGCCGGCTTGGGCATGGGCGAAGTGCTGACCATGGCGGCGCAGATGCCCGCCTATACCTTGTCGGACCGCGCCACCTACGGCGCCTACCGGGCGAAAACCGGCCTGGCGATCGCCATCGAAGGCGACCCGAAGATGTTCAATCCGTACGGCATCATCGCGGTCAACCCGGCCAGGCATCCGGGCATCAACTACAAGGATGCAATGAAGCTGGTCGAGTGGATCACGTCGCGGGAAGGACAGGACGCGATTGCGGGGTTCAAGGTGGGAGGGGAGCAGCTGTTTTTTCCCACCTCTCACTCCAAGTAG